One Bacteroidales bacterium DNA window includes the following coding sequences:
- a CDS encoding SusD/RagB family nutrient-binding outer membrane lipoprotein, with protein sequence MKKLIITTILFASMVVVFNSCSQSKLEELYEDPSKTSTATVENFFSGVLQSANLYTMPWYWRYFVVENSTMGHYTQVFGWVNGNDQYLPSSAAMEDRWTNYYGVVRNFRELEDLYNGLSEDDKTDKRIFYLAAKVFFYDQTEQVVTMWGDIPWSEAGKLKVNGGDLGASLAKYDNASDIYAAMLDDLKSIADELATISIKPAFAGSFTQKDYLNDGDVLAWRRYVNSLRLRFLARISDVNASRTQSEMASILGNPSQYPVVEDNSQNILIDAKGPDLFACQNQHGDGIKDGLETWGTQNYAPSFMVNMMKANTDPRLRVYFEPSLGEYLGVDPTANAATQETFIADNKVARYDSATFSRNNTLPGTLFTAAEISFIKAEAFQKGWVSGDAKSSYENGVKQSIDFYFALNGMRNFFNFSKDPEVALDQAEVTAYLASSAINWDGNSDKVNLIATQKWIHFGILQMVQNWAELRRLDKPALNFLQDASSSQKLPPVRFVYPSGEKQLNADNYSAVSSKDTYTTKIWWDVN encoded by the coding sequence ATGAAAAAACTAATTATAACTACAATATTGTTTGCTTCGATGGTTGTGGTTTTCAATAGTTGTTCCCAGTCGAAGCTAGAGGAACTCTATGAAGATCCGTCCAAAACATCGACGGCGACAGTCGAAAATTTCTTCTCAGGTGTCCTTCAGTCAGCTAACCTCTATACCATGCCCTGGTATTGGAGATATTTCGTAGTAGAAAACTCAACCATGGGTCATTATACCCAGGTTTTTGGATGGGTAAATGGTAATGACCAATACCTGCCCTCATCAGCTGCTATGGAAGACCGTTGGACCAATTATTATGGTGTAGTGCGTAACTTCCGCGAATTGGAAGACCTGTATAACGGTTTATCAGAAGATGATAAAACAGATAAACGGATCTTTTACCTTGCAGCAAAGGTTTTCTTCTATGATCAAACCGAACAGGTTGTCACCATGTGGGGTGATATTCCATGGTCAGAAGCCGGAAAACTGAAAGTGAATGGTGGTGACCTGGGTGCATCACTTGCAAAATACGATAATGCATCTGATATTTATGCAGCTATGCTGGATGACCTGAAGAGCATTGCCGACGAACTGGCTACCATTTCCATAAAACCTGCTTTTGCCGGTTCATTTACCCAGAAAGATTACCTGAATGATGGTGATGTTCTGGCCTGGAGAAGGTATGTTAACTCCTTGAGGCTTCGCTTCCTGGCTCGTATTTCTGATGTTAATGCATCACGTACACAATCAGAAATGGCTTCTATTCTTGGTAACCCTTCACAATATCCTGTTGTAGAAGATAACTCCCAGAATATTCTTATTGATGCCAAGGGACCAGATTTGTTTGCTTGTCAGAATCAGCATGGTGATGGTATAAAAGATGGACTTGAAACCTGGGGAACCCAGAATTATGCTCCTTCATTCATGGTAAACATGATGAAAGCCAATACTGACCCACGTCTCAGGGTTTATTTCGAACCTTCATTAGGCGAATATCTTGGAGTTGATCCAACTGCTAATGCAGCAACACAGGAAACTTTTATTGCTGATAATAAAGTAGCCCGTTATGACTCAGCTACTTTCAGCCGTAACAATACTTTACCAGGAACTTTATTCACAGCAGCTGAAATCAGTTTCATTAAAGCCGAAGCTTTCCAGAAAGGCTGGGTTTCAGGAGATGCAAAATCATCTTATGAAAATGGGGTTAAACAATCCATCGATTTCTATTTTGCTTTGAATGGAATGCGTAATTTCTTTAATTTCTCAAAAGATCCTGAAGTAGCTCTCGACCAGGCAGAAGTAACTGCTTACCTGGCTTCTTCAGCGATTAACTGGGATGGAAATTCTGATAAAGTAAACCTCATTGCTACCCAGAAATGGATCCATTTTGGTATTCTGCAAATGGTTCAGAATTGGGCAGAACTCCGCAGGTTGGATAAACCAGCTCTTAATTTCCTTCAGGATGCTTCCAGCTCTCAAAAATTACCTCCTGTTCGTTTTGTTTACCCAAGTGGTGAAAAACAATTGAACGCTGATAATTATAGCGCTGTTTCCTCAAAGGATACCTATACTACTAAAATCTGGTGGGATGTAAACTAG
- a CDS encoding SusC/RagA family TonB-linked outer membrane protein has translation MKKVTLLMALILFCSWQIVFAQKTITGKVTDAKDGSTLPGVNVVVKGTTTGTVTDMNGSYSIKVGANGQTLVFSFIGYESKEAAIGTSTTIDVALAPSAELLEEVVVTALGISREKRALGYAVAQVNAKELTNTGSTNFGSALYGKAAGVRVSSAPGGATSAVNINIRGLNSIGGTSIPIVVVDGIPIRVGESNNDGYWGDQRIRGNGLIDINPEDIESLTILKGASASAMYGSSGANGVVVITTKSGKGVKKGLGVEANITYTVEQATTLPKFQNSYGPGYDRGTNMVSFGADEDGWLTETVNGTSMVRPIYRSYAQFGPKFDGRDVIGWDSQVHPYVANEDNYKNLFQAGSNGIYNVAVTNSTEKSNVRVSYTRSDYTPVQIGGKHHKNSFSVNASLKANSKNTTTIIVNYVNQFTHNRPEQINRITNNYGGFFSRFDDMDWYYDKYKTSKDYKYVTGVNPSFTPDENLKYNMRAYDLMEFIWRAKEDSYDEFNDRIIGSITHTLELAPGLKLRGKAGTDFTAIFEQSKNRNQVPLFLGNSGSYSQGNQTYKSLYGDVLLMYDKKLTDNFGLVANVGITGNYDAGYYQGSGTSGGLSVEDWFHSNASVGTIWGSSWRWEQASSAILGTVGMNFKSYLNLEVTARQERFSTLPPAKNSTFYPSVNMGFIFSEAFKMPDMMDYGKLRVSYGAVGVPPQRYKASIAYNQSAINSIIYNNLPAGYGNENIKPEEKREFEIGVETKFFKNRLGVDLTYYNGRIIDQILDAPIPISTGFNNMLANIGTLKNYGFEFFGYGTPVMTPDVRWDIKANFAMNRNEVVSLNDGQEVLTHASYDADAMRLVSRVGEAMGDFITYIPYVDEATGKPVIDDAGYYKVDFTEMKKVGNFTPKVTGGFGNTVTVKNFYVDFLIDFRFGGDMISLGNHYMTGAGMFENTMEYRDADNGGVAYYVDGETGKYTQASGEQGPNGERVFHDGVILDGVKSDGSANDVIIDAASYYLTTFTWGLNGSWAPNTRYDKSVYENSYIKFREAAIGYNLPKDFASKIGFQSLTVSLIGRNLFYLYKTFPNADPEVAIGSRWTNQAVDSGSSAAIRSLGFSVRASF, from the coding sequence ATGAAAAAAGTGACACTCTTGATGGCGCTGATACTTTTCTGCTCATGGCAGATTGTATTTGCCCAAAAGACCATCACCGGTAAAGTTACTGATGCCAAGGATGGCTCTACTTTACCCGGTGTAAATGTTGTGGTGAAAGGTACAACCACGGGTACAGTTACTGACATGAATGGTTCCTATTCTATTAAGGTAGGTGCCAATGGTCAAACCTTGGTATTTTCCTTTATTGGTTATGAGAGCAAGGAAGCTGCCATTGGTACATCAACAACCATTGATGTTGCCCTTGCACCTTCTGCAGAGCTTCTGGAAGAAGTTGTTGTTACCGCATTAGGTATTTCCCGTGAGAAAAGAGCTCTGGGCTATGCTGTAGCCCAGGTAAATGCCAAGGAACTTACCAATACAGGATCCACAAACTTTGGTTCTGCTTTGTATGGTAAAGCAGCTGGTGTTAGGGTATCCAGCGCACCTGGTGGTGCTACCAGTGCTGTGAATATCAATATTCGTGGTCTTAATTCAATCGGAGGTACATCTATTCCTATCGTAGTTGTTGATGGTATTCCTATCCGTGTTGGTGAAAGCAACAATGATGGATATTGGGGAGATCAGCGCATCCGTGGAAACGGTTTAATTGACATCAATCCTGAAGACATTGAAAGCCTTACAATTTTGAAAGGTGCTTCTGCAAGTGCCATGTATGGTTCTTCCGGTGCTAACGGCGTTGTTGTTATTACCACCAAGAGTGGAAAAGGCGTGAAAAAAGGTCTTGGTGTTGAAGCCAACATCACCTACACTGTTGAACAAGCCACTACACTTCCAAAATTCCAGAACTCTTATGGACCAGGTTACGACCGTGGTACAAACATGGTTAGTTTTGGTGCTGATGAAGACGGTTGGTTAACTGAAACTGTGAATGGTACATCCATGGTTAGGCCAATATACAGGTCTTATGCACAATTCGGACCTAAATTCGACGGCCGCGATGTTATTGGATGGGATAGCCAGGTACATCCTTATGTTGCCAACGAAGACAACTACAAGAATTTATTCCAGGCTGGTAGTAATGGTATTTATAATGTTGCCGTTACAAACTCTACTGAAAAGTCAAATGTTCGTGTTTCTTATACACGTTCTGATTATACCCCCGTTCAGATTGGTGGAAAGCATCACAAAAATTCATTCAGTGTAAATGCTTCTCTTAAAGCTAATAGTAAGAATACTACCACTATTATCGTGAATTATGTTAATCAGTTCACTCATAACCGTCCGGAACAGATCAACCGTATTACCAATAACTATGGTGGTTTCTTCAGCCGTTTTGATGATATGGACTGGTATTATGACAAATACAAAACCAGTAAGGATTATAAATATGTTACAGGTGTTAATCCAAGTTTTACTCCTGATGAAAACCTGAAATACAACATGCGTGCATATGACCTCATGGAATTCATCTGGAGAGCTAAAGAGGATTCATACGATGAATTCAACGATCGTATCATTGGTAGTATTACACATACCTTAGAACTTGCTCCTGGTTTAAAACTCCGTGGGAAAGCCGGTACAGATTTCACTGCTATCTTCGAACAGTCAAAGAACCGTAACCAGGTTCCTTTATTCTTAGGAAACTCAGGAAGTTATTCACAGGGTAATCAAACATACAAATCACTGTATGGTGACGTTCTCCTTATGTATGACAAGAAATTGACTGACAATTTTGGATTGGTAGCTAATGTTGGTATCACCGGCAATTATGATGCCGGTTATTATCAGGGTTCAGGTACCTCAGGTGGTTTAAGTGTTGAAGACTGGTTCCACAGCAATGCTTCTGTAGGAACTATCTGGGGCAGCTCATGGAGATGGGAACAAGCATCTTCTGCTATCCTTGGTACAGTGGGTATGAACTTTAAAAGCTACCTCAATTTAGAAGTAACTGCACGCCAGGAAAGATTCTCAACTCTTCCTCCTGCCAAGAACAGTACTTTCTATCCTTCAGTGAATATGGGCTTCATTTTCTCAGAAGCTTTCAAAATGCCTGACATGATGGATTATGGTAAACTGCGCGTTTCTTATGGTGCTGTGGGTGTTCCTCCTCAGAGGTATAAAGCATCCATCGCCTATAATCAATCAGCTATCAATAGCATCATTTACAATAACCTGCCTGCAGGATACGGTAATGAAAATATCAAACCTGAAGAAAAGAGGGAATTTGAAATCGGTGTTGAAACCAAATTCTTCAAAAACCGTTTAGGTGTTGACCTTACTTATTATAATGGCCGTATCATCGACCAGATCCTTGACGCTCCGATTCCAATTTCAACCGGATTTAACAACATGTTAGCCAATATTGGAACGCTGAAAAATTACGGATTTGAATTCTTTGGTTATGGCACACCGGTTATGACTCCTGATGTTCGTTGGGACATCAAGGCCAACTTTGCCATGAACAGGAACGAAGTAGTGAGCTTAAATGACGGTCAGGAAGTGCTTACCCATGCTTCTTATGATGCTGATGCTATGCGTCTCGTTTCAAGGGTAGGTGAAGCTATGGGTGATTTTATCACTTATATTCCTTATGTTGATGAAGCTACCGGTAAACCAGTGATTGATGATGCTGGTTACTATAAAGTTGATTTCACTGAAATGAAGAAAGTTGGAAACTTTACTCCAAAAGTAACCGGAGGTTTTGGAAATACTGTAACTGTAAAGAATTTTTATGTTGATTTCCTTATCGACTTCCGTTTTGGTGGTGATATGATTTCACTTGGAAACCATTACATGACAGGTGCCGGTATGTTCGAGAATACAATGGAATATCGTGATGCCGACAATGGTGGTGTTGCTTATTATGTGGATGGTGAAACCGGAAAATATACCCAAGCTTCCGGCGAACAGGGTCCTAATGGTGAAAGAGTTTTCCATGATGGAGTTATCCTTGATGGTGTTAAATCTGACGGCTCAGCCAATGACGTGATCATCGATGCTGCCAGCTATTATCTCACTACCTTCACATGGGGATTAAACGGAAGTTGGGCACCTAACACCCGTTACGATAAGTCAGTTTATGAGAACAGTTATATCAAGTTCAGGGAAGCTGCTATCGGATACAATCTTCCAAAAGATTTTGCATCAAAAATCGGATTCCAGAGCCTGACCGTATCTCTTATAGGACGTAACTTATTCTATCTCTATAAGACTTTCCCAAATGCTGACCCCGAAGTTGCTATTGGTTCACGTTGGACCAACCAGGCTGTTGATTCAGGATCCAGTGCAGCTATCAGGAGCCTCGGTTTCTCAGTTAGGGCTAGCTTCTAA
- a CDS encoding ROK family transcriptional regulator, with amino-acid sequence MTARLLFGPSSTDTKANFTKKNALKLLILEELYRHGCRSIPELSKIIRMSTPTITRAIDELIADSLLIEEGIGSSSGGRRPNLYGINPSSRYVLGIDICRYSVRYGLFNFHNEPAAEIRVLNEGLETTKDIIGAIKTAVDQYIRDANIDESKLMGIGIALPGLIDIHTGISYSYLHEDKPLASLFEDRFHHPVFVEHDTKAMALGELAFGLAMGKQNVLCLNIGSGIGLGMILNGKLYHGNSGFSGEFGHIQVDPDGTLCYCGKIGCLETLASGTTMIRNAKKEIEAGATSLISSLVNNDLEKISSEIILLAAQRGDQFAISLLSNIGEHLGRGIAVLIHLFNPELIIIGGELTKAENYLIDPIQQNLNKYTISKIRRDAQIITSSLGNNAGLLGTVALVMNKVFVKE; translated from the coding sequence ATGACAGCAAGGCTGCTCTTCGGTCCTTCGTCAACGGATACAAAGGCCAATTTCACTAAAAAGAATGCACTCAAACTCCTGATTCTTGAAGAGTTATATCGTCATGGATGTAGGTCGATTCCTGAACTCAGCAAGATCATCCGCATGAGTACCCCTACCATCACAAGGGCGATTGATGAATTAATTGCTGATTCATTACTCATCGAAGAAGGCATCGGATCATCAAGTGGAGGAAGAAGGCCAAACCTATACGGAATCAACCCCTCTTCCCGCTATGTCCTCGGTATCGACATCTGCAGATACTCAGTAAGGTATGGTCTTTTTAACTTTCATAACGAACCCGCCGCAGAAATCAGGGTTCTTAATGAAGGCCTTGAGACCACTAAAGATATTATAGGTGCAATTAAAACTGCCGTCGACCAGTATATCAGGGATGCCAATATCGATGAATCCAAGTTAATGGGCATAGGAATCGCCCTTCCGGGTCTGATTGACATCCATACCGGGATCAGTTATAGTTACCTCCATGAGGACAAACCTCTTGCCAGTTTGTTTGAGGACCGTTTCCACCACCCTGTATTCGTTGAACACGACACCAAAGCGATGGCCCTGGGGGAACTGGCATTCGGACTAGCGATGGGTAAACAAAATGTCCTCTGTCTGAATATTGGTTCAGGGATTGGTCTGGGGATGATCCTGAATGGGAAACTCTATCATGGAAACTCAGGCTTCTCCGGCGAATTCGGACATATCCAGGTTGATCCCGATGGCACTCTCTGCTATTGTGGGAAAATCGGTTGCCTCGAAACTCTTGCTTCAGGTACAACAATGATCCGCAACGCAAAGAAAGAAATTGAAGCTGGTGCAACTTCATTAATCAGTTCACTGGTGAATAATGATCTGGAGAAAATCAGCAGTGAAATCATCCTTTTGGCTGCTCAACGAGGTGATCAGTTTGCGATCAGCCTGCTGTCAAATATCGGAGAGCACCTGGGCAGAGGCATCGCTGTATTGATCCATCTCTTCAATCCCGAACTTATTATTATAGGTGGGGAATTGACGAAAGCTGAAAACTACCTGATTGACCCGATCCAGCAGAACCTGAATAAATATACGATTTCAAAGATCAGACGCGACGCTCAGATCATAACCTCAAGCCTTGGAAATAATGCCGGCTTATTAGGAACTGTAGCTCTTGTGATGAACAAGGTCTTCGTTAAGGAATAA
- the nagB gene encoding glucosamine-6-phosphate deaminase, which translates to MNLSYYNSPLNNSFLLEEDAFSTRFEKVPVRVADSALQASKAIALKIAEAIRNRQSENRMLVLGLATGSTPVMVYNELIRLHKEEGLSLKNVITFNLDEYFSLHPDHSQSYHHFMWERLFKHVDILPENINIPKGDLPLDEVAAFCNDYEQKIRESGGIDIQLLGIGRTGHIGFNEPGSAFNSRTRLVTLDRLTRIDTSDSFNGEENVPKYAITMGVGTIMSAREIFLMAWGESKASIIKKAVEESITDTLPTSYLQNHPNTTLILDKAAASELTRFKTPWLVGTCKWNDRLIRKAVLWLCLKAGKPLLKLTERDYNDNGMSDLITEHGPFSKINIDVFNDLQHTITGWPGGKPGVDDSTRPERALPYPKKVVLFSPHPDDDVISMGGTFARLVQQNHEVHVAYQTSGSIAVSDDDALRYLDFVRNYEDIYKIGIQGADRIYEETREYYRNKHKESIEPSEMLSIKAAIRRGEARASCRYIGLPETNIHFLNLPFYESGTVKKNPAGEADIIITMDFLRGIKPHQIYAAGDLSDPHGTHRVCIDIVIEALQRMKDDDWMKDCRVWLYRGAWQEWELDMVDMAVPLSPEEVEIKRNAIFRHQSQKDGAMFMGSDKREFWQRAEERNRNTARLYDKFGMAEYEAIEVFVRYDVY; encoded by the coding sequence ATGAACCTGAGTTATTATAATTCCCCTCTAAATAACAGCTTCCTTCTTGAGGAAGATGCCTTCTCAACACGCTTTGAAAAAGTCCCTGTCAGGGTTGCTGATTCAGCACTTCAAGCGTCAAAAGCCATTGCCCTTAAAATTGCTGAAGCCATCAGGAACCGCCAATCTGAAAACAGGATGCTGGTCCTGGGACTCGCTACTGGTTCCACACCGGTAATGGTGTACAATGAATTAATCAGGTTGCATAAGGAAGAAGGATTGAGTTTGAAGAATGTTATCACTTTCAACCTGGATGAGTATTTCTCCCTGCACCCTGACCATTCTCAAAGTTATCATCATTTCATGTGGGAACGGCTATTCAAACATGTGGATATCCTTCCTGAAAATATAAATATTCCAAAGGGCGATCTTCCTCTTGATGAAGTGGCTGCGTTCTGCAATGATTATGAGCAAAAGATCAGGGAATCCGGTGGAATAGATATCCAGTTGCTGGGCATAGGTCGTACCGGCCATATTGGTTTCAATGAACCTGGCTCAGCTTTTAATTCAAGAACCCGCCTGGTAACCCTTGACCGGCTAACCCGTATTGACACTTCTGATTCTTTCAACGGGGAGGAGAATGTTCCAAAATATGCCATCACCATGGGGGTTGGCACTATCATGTCGGCCAGGGAAATCTTTTTGATGGCATGGGGTGAATCAAAAGCAAGTATAATTAAGAAAGCGGTTGAGGAAAGCATTACGGATACCCTACCCACTTCGTACCTTCAAAATCACCCGAATACTACACTAATCCTTGATAAAGCAGCGGCATCTGAATTAACCCGGTTCAAAACACCCTGGCTTGTTGGCACATGTAAATGGAATGACCGCCTCATCAGGAAAGCTGTATTATGGCTCTGCCTGAAAGCTGGCAAACCCTTGTTAAAGCTCACTGAAAGAGACTATAATGACAATGGGATGAGTGATCTGATCACAGAACATGGCCCTTTCAGCAAGATCAATATCGATGTTTTCAATGACCTTCAACATACCATCACCGGTTGGCCGGGCGGCAAACCGGGTGTTGATGATTCTACCCGTCCGGAAAGAGCACTACCCTATCCTAAAAAAGTAGTGCTTTTCAGCCCTCACCCGGATGATGATGTTATCTCTATGGGGGGTACCTTCGCCAGGCTGGTTCAGCAAAATCATGAAGTTCATGTAGCTTACCAGACTTCAGGGAGTATTGCTGTGAGCGACGATGATGCTTTGCGTTACCTGGATTTCGTCAGGAATTACGAGGACATATATAAAATAGGTATCCAGGGCGCTGACAGGATCTACGAAGAAACACGCGAATATTACAGGAATAAGCATAAAGAGAGCATAGAACCCTCTGAAATGCTGTCGATCAAAGCTGCTATCAGAAGAGGAGAAGCGCGGGCATCATGCAGGTATATCGGACTTCCGGAAACGAATATACATTTCCTGAATCTTCCTTTTTATGAATCAGGAACTGTGAAGAAGAATCCGGCAGGTGAAGCAGATATCATTATTACCATGGATTTTCTAAGGGGAATAAAACCCCATCAGATCTATGCAGCAGGTGACCTGAGCGACCCACATGGAACCCACAGGGTTTGTATTGATATAGTAATTGAAGCTTTGCAACGGATGAAGGATGATGACTGGATGAAAGACTGCCGGGTTTGGCTCTACAGGGGTGCCTGGCAGGAATGGGAACTTGATATGGTTGATATGGCTGTCCCTCTCAGCCCTGAAGAAGTTGAGATCAAACGAAATGCCATCTTCAGGCATCAATCCCAGAAGGATGGTGCCATGTTTATGGGATCAGATAAAAGAGAATTCTGGCAGAGAGCAGAAGAACGAAACAGGAATACTGCCAGATTATACGATAAGTTTGGCATGGCAGAATATGAAGCCATAGAAGTATTTGTAAGATATGATGTATATTGA
- a CDS encoding sugar MFS transporter — protein MGNTIADFQRKRRNYLVSLIIIGVLFFIFGFVTWLNGTLIPFLKIACELNDLQALFVTFAFYIAYFVMAPPSSIVLHKVGYKNGMSLGLFIMAIGSLIFIPAALNRTYGLFLAGLFVQGTGLALLQTASNPYIIIIGPRESAAKRIAIMGICNKIAGVISPLILSSIVLAGATTIVDSLTTLEGAAKIEMLDNLANRVILPYVVIASVLFLLAIMIRFAHLPDIDTDKEETSPDEVTTPKTAWWQYPHLILGFLALFLYVGAEVIAGDTIGLYGQSLRIPLDEAKFFTSLTLGSMVLGYILGIILIPNTIGQSQALALSAGLGILFTMGAVFTIGMTSIAFVALLGLANAMMWPSIFPLAIADLGKFTKAGSALLIMGIAGGATMPLLYGVIARNISNQQAYWILMPIYLFILFFAIKGHKLRNWKS, from the coding sequence ATGGGCAATACGATTGCTGATTTTCAAAGAAAAAGAAGAAACTACCTGGTTTCGTTGATCATAATCGGGGTTCTTTTTTTCATTTTTGGATTTGTGACCTGGTTAAATGGCACTTTAATTCCATTCTTAAAAATTGCCTGCGAATTGAATGATCTTCAGGCATTGTTTGTGACTTTTGCATTTTATATTGCCTATTTTGTGATGGCACCCCCTTCTTCCATTGTTTTACATAAAGTAGGCTATAAGAATGGGATGTCGCTGGGACTCTTCATCATGGCCATTGGTTCACTCATATTTATCCCGGCAGCTTTAAACAGAACCTATGGCCTGTTTCTGGCTGGTTTGTTTGTGCAGGGAACCGGGCTGGCTTTACTCCAGACTGCTTCAAATCCATATATAATTATCATCGGCCCAAGGGAAAGCGCTGCTAAAAGAATAGCCATCATGGGTATTTGCAATAAAATAGCCGGTGTGATCAGTCCTTTAATTCTTAGCTCAATTGTTCTGGCCGGTGCCACAACCATTGTGGATAGCCTGACTACACTTGAAGGTGCAGCTAAAATTGAAATGCTCGACAACCTTGCAAACAGGGTGATTCTACCCTATGTTGTGATTGCATCTGTATTATTCTTGCTTGCCATTATGATCCGGTTTGCACATCTTCCTGATATTGATACTGACAAGGAAGAAACTTCTCCTGACGAGGTAACTACCCCAAAAACAGCGTGGTGGCAATATCCGCATCTTATTCTTGGCTTCCTTGCCTTATTCCTGTATGTGGGAGCTGAAGTAATTGCCGGCGATACAATAGGGCTATATGGTCAATCGCTTCGAATCCCGCTGGATGAAGCCAAGTTTTTCACAAGTCTCACCCTTGGTTCTATGGTACTTGGATATATCCTAGGCATCATACTGATTCCCAATACCATAGGACAATCACAGGCATTAGCTCTCAGTGCTGGACTCGGCATCCTATTTACTATGGGTGCAGTTTTCACCATCGGAATGACCAGCATTGCCTTTGTTGCACTTCTCGGACTTGCCAATGCTATGATGTGGCCATCCATATTCCCCCTGGCAATTGCCGACCTTGGAAAATTTACAAAAGCAGGATCTGCCTTGCTGATTATGGGTATAGCAGGTGGGGCAACCATGCCCTTATTATATGGAGTAATTGCCCGAAATATCAGTAATCAACAGGCTTACTGGATTTTAATGCCCATTTATCTCTTTATTCTATTCTTCGCAATCAAAGGGCATAAACTCAGGAATTGGAAGAGCTGA
- a CDS encoding nucleotidyltransferase, translated as MKPTLLVMAAGMGSRYGSLKQIDPVGPSGETIIDYSIFDAIRAGFGKVVFIIRKDIENDFRDVFLTKLAGKIKVEYVFQELNMLPDGIQVPEGRVKPWGTGHAILMAKDLIHEPFAAINADDFYGAGAFQVMADYLSSITPGQQTDFSMVGYDLANTMSEYGSVSRGICTSDANGWLMEVTERTKIQFIANGIADVQEENLQLPLNSNDIVSMNFWGFTPSFFDLAEPMFSQFLRNNITNLKSEFYIPFAIDELIKTGKARVKVLQSHDRWFGVTYKEDKPLVIEKLVKLTREGIYPEKLWA; from the coding sequence ATGAAACCTACGTTATTAGTAATGGCTGCCGGAATGGGAAGCCGATATGGCAGTCTGAAGCAGATCGACCCTGTTGGGCCATCAGGAGAAACCATCATAGATTATTCCATTTTCGATGCCATCAGGGCAGGTTTCGGCAAGGTAGTCTTTATCATTAGAAAGGATATTGAAAATGATTTCAGGGATGTTTTTCTTACAAAACTTGCCGGAAAAATTAAGGTTGAATATGTTTTTCAGGAACTTAATATGCTTCCTGATGGGATTCAGGTTCCCGAAGGCAGGGTAAAACCCTGGGGAACAGGACATGCGATACTCATGGCAAAAGATCTGATCCATGAACCCTTTGCAGCCATTAATGCAGACGATTTTTACGGAGCAGGTGCCTTCCAGGTAATGGCTGACTACCTTAGTTCAATCACTCCAGGGCAACAGACTGATTTTTCAATGGTTGGTTATGACCTTGCCAATACAATGAGTGAATATGGCTCAGTCTCCAGGGGGATTTGCACTTCTGATGCAAACGGATGGCTCATGGAGGTGACTGAAAGAACAAAAATTCAGTTTATTGCTAATGGCATTGCCGATGTCCAGGAAGAAAACCTGCAACTACCCTTGAATTCAAACGATATTGTTTCTATGAATTTCTGGGGTTTCACCCCCTCTTTCTTTGATTTGGCAGAACCAATGTTTAGTCAGTTCCTCAGGAATAATATTACAAACCTGAAATCGGAATTTTATATTCCGTTTGCTATTGATGAGTTGATAAAAACTGGCAAGGCGCGCGTAAAAGTGCTCCAAAGTCACGATCGATGGTTTGGCGTTACTTATAAAGAAGACAAACCTTTGGTTATAGAGAAACTTGTAAAACTAACCAGGGAAGGAATCTACCCCGAAAAGCTATGGGCATAA